In Oryzias melastigma strain HK-1 linkage group LG10, ASM292280v2, whole genome shotgun sequence, a single window of DNA contains:
- the si:ch73-335m24.2 gene encoding protein eva-1 homolog C isoform X1, whose translation MSVSWSFCCSIRMFSLLLALKFPPAHSAPDFSSYLQSILKNHTAHACEGDVLGIECPSRTSVAVLSAFYGRRVPYKHLCPAASANTTEDEDTECTSSVAMEKVLSECQDQQSCHLQVLSPVFGPDPCPLISKYLLVYYKCRPEHHRTRLVCENERMRLTCKNETVLAIYSATFGHLLHGSPNCPQEPGSQTDMECLSPVALRRVSRRCHGRTNCSVLADTKTFGDPCFSGTRKHLRVSFTCVPKYLLEDVGRGSTDPFMISDYTHGGWYTGPTYRPQNKLLTDSLEIFEKLLDLPERVALYFVSGICAGLMFLLCLFCLHSTLVRDVKELASDLKRELKASRRRREELMDNLFDDDISDTSSFRRLTQSYRAADIFTLSAVNTEPVERQAERNVENGDIWPHLDSSPYAIHMIKSYNN comes from the exons ATGTCTGTAAGCTGGAGTTTCTGCTGTTCTATCCGTATGTTTTCTCTCCTTCTGGCCCTGAAGTTTCCTCCTGCACATTCTGCACCTGATTTCTCTT CGTATCTCCAGAGTATCCTGAAGAACCACACGGCTCACGCTTGTGAAGGAGACGTGCTCGGCATCGAATGCCCCTCCAGGACGTCTGTGGCCGTTCTCTCGGCCTTCTACGGACGCCGTGTTCCTTACAAGCATTTATGCCCGGCTGCAAGCGCAAACACCACCGAAGACGAGGACACAGAATGCACTTCTTCTGTCGCCATGGAG AAGGTGCTGTCAGAGTGTCAGGACCAGCAGTCATGTCACCTCCAAGTCCTTAGTCCAGTATTTGGACCGGATCCCTGTCCCCTCATCAGCAAGTACCTCCTTGTCTACTACAAGTGCAGACCAG AGCACCATCGCACCAGACTTGTATGTGAAAATGAGCGAATGAGGTTGACGTGTAAAAACGAGACTGTCCTCGCCATCTACTCTGCCACGTTTGGCCACCTGCTGCATGGCAGTCCAAACTGTCCTCAAGAACCAGGGTCGCAGACCGACATGG AGTGTTTGTCACCCGTGGCTCTGAGGAGAGTGTCCCGCAGGTGTCACGGCAGAACAAACTGTTCAGTACTGGCAGACACCAAGACCTTTGGGGACCCTTGCTTTTCTGGCACCCGCAAACACCTGCGGGTGTCCTTCACTTGTG TGCCTAAATACCTCCTCGAGGACGTGGGCCGAGGGTCGACGGATCCTTTTATGATCTCGGATTACACACATG GTGGATGGTACACTGGCCCCACCTACAGGCCTCAAAACAAACTGTTAACCGACTCTTTGGAGATCTTTGAAAAGTTATTGG ATCTTCCTGAGCGCGTGGCTCTCTACTTTGTCTCTGGGATCTGTGCCGGCCTCATGTTCCTCCTCTGCCTGTTTTGTCTTCACTCCACTCTCGTCAGAGATGTGAAAGAACTGGCCTCTGACCTTAAGCGTGAACTGAAAGCGTCCCGCAGGAGGCGCGAGGAGCTCATGGACAACCTGTTTGATGATGACATCTCGGACACGTCCTCCTTCCGTCGCCTCACACAGTCCTACCGGGCTGCAGACATCTTCACCCTCTCAGCGGTAAACACAGAGCCCGTAGAACGGCAGGCTGAGCGAAACGTGGAAAATGGAGACATCTGGCCACACCTGGACTCCAGCCCCTATGCCATTCATATGATCAAATCCTACAACAACTGA
- the clic2 gene encoding chloride intracellular channel protein 2, whose amino-acid sequence MALQQNSEKEPIIELFIKAGHDGENVGNCPFCQRLFMVLWLKGVKFTVTTVDMRKKPAELKDLAPGTNPPFLLYNGTLKTDFIKIEEFLEQTLAPPRYPHLSPLNKESFDVGADIFAKFSAFIKNSPNNAVQKKNLLKEFKRLDDFLNSPLPEEIDHHSTETIGTSNRKFLDGNRLTLADCNLLPKLHVIRVASKKYCDFDIPAHFTGVWRYLQNASEREEFKQTCPADIEIEKAYFSVANNRK is encoded by the exons ATGGCACTTCAACAGAACTCTGAAAAGGAGCCAATCATCGAGTTGTTCATTAAG GCTGGACATGATGGCGAGAACGTGGGGAACTGCCCCTTCTGCCAGAGGCTCTTCATGGTGCTTTGGCTGAAAGGAGTCAAGTTTACAGTGACCACCGTTGACATGAGGAA GAAACCCGCTGAGCTCAAGGACTTGGCCCCTGGGACAAACCCTCCTTTCCTGCTTTACAACGGCACCCTCAAAACAGACTTCATCAAAATTGAGGAGTTTCTAGAACAAACACTGGCCCCTCCCAG GTATCCTCATCTCAGCCCACTAAATAAAGAGTCCTTTGACGTGGGCGCtgacatttttgcaaagttCTCTGCCTTCATCAAAAACAGTCCAAACAATGCTG TTCAGAAGAAAAACCTCCTGAAGGAGTTCAAGCGCCTGGATGACTTCCTGAACTCCCCTCTGCCTGAGGAGATCGACCACCACTCGACAGAAACGATCGGCACCTCCAACAGGAAGTTCCTGGATGGAAACCGCCTCACCTTAGCAGACTGCAACCTGCTGCCCAAGCTTCACGTTATCAGG GTTGCCTCCAAAAAGTACTGTGACTTTGACATCCCAGCTCACTTCACGGGCGTTTGGAGATACCTTCAGAACGCCTCAGAACGAGAAGAGTTCAAACAGACGTGTCCAGCCGACATCGAGATTGAGAAGGCGTACTTCAGCGTGGCCAACAATaggaaataa
- the urp1 gene encoding urotensin-related peptide 1: protein MHSVVLIYLTAVVCSETWTHALPLYPEADQEQQAEFIQKLVSEVEDGASVAEGDKREVSNLYPLLMQQNGGRDSWHKAKDAAQQDKYTNMVEDLKEVVLKLAAADRLRSQGFLRSEQSLPKTNKRACFWKYCVTN, encoded by the exons ATGCATTCTGTGGTGCTGATTTACCTGACCGCTGTGGTTTGCTCTGAGACATGGACGCACGCTCTGCCCCTGTATCCCGAGGCAGACCAGGAGCAGCAGGCAG AATTCATTCAGAAGTTAGTGTCAGAAGTTGAGGATGGGGCCAGTGTTGCTGAGGGAGACAAGAGGGAAGTGAGTAACCTGTATCCTTTACTGATGCAGCAGAATGGAGGAAGAGACTCCTGGCACAAAG CAAAAGATGCAGCACAACAAGACAAGTATACTAACATG GTTGAGGACCTTAAAGAAGTCGTCTTGAAGCTGGCAGCAGCCGACAGGCTACGGTCGCAGGGTTTCCTCCGATCAGAGCAGAGCTtacccaaaacaaacaaaagag catgtttctgGAAATACTGTGTGACCAACTAG
- the si:ch73-335m24.2 gene encoding protein eva-1 homolog C isoform X2, whose product MSVSWSFCCSIRMFSLLLALKFPPAHSAPDFSSYLQSILKNHTAHACEGDVLGIECPSRTSVAVLSAFYGRRVPYKHLCPAASANTTEDEDTECTSSVAMEKVLSECQDQQSCHLQVLSPVFGPDPCPLISKYLLVYYKCRPEHHRTRLVCENERMRLTCKNETVLAIYSATFGHLLHGSPNCPQEPGSQTDMECLSPVALRRVSRRCHGRTNCSVLADTKTFGDPCFSGTRKHLRVSFTCVPKYLLEDVGRGSTDPFMISDYTHDLPERVALYFVSGICAGLMFLLCLFCLHSTLVRDVKELASDLKRELKASRRRREELMDNLFDDDISDTSSFRRLTQSYRAADIFTLSAVNTEPVERQAERNVENGDIWPHLDSSPYAIHMIKSYNN is encoded by the exons ATGTCTGTAAGCTGGAGTTTCTGCTGTTCTATCCGTATGTTTTCTCTCCTTCTGGCCCTGAAGTTTCCTCCTGCACATTCTGCACCTGATTTCTCTT CGTATCTCCAGAGTATCCTGAAGAACCACACGGCTCACGCTTGTGAAGGAGACGTGCTCGGCATCGAATGCCCCTCCAGGACGTCTGTGGCCGTTCTCTCGGCCTTCTACGGACGCCGTGTTCCTTACAAGCATTTATGCCCGGCTGCAAGCGCAAACACCACCGAAGACGAGGACACAGAATGCACTTCTTCTGTCGCCATGGAG AAGGTGCTGTCAGAGTGTCAGGACCAGCAGTCATGTCACCTCCAAGTCCTTAGTCCAGTATTTGGACCGGATCCCTGTCCCCTCATCAGCAAGTACCTCCTTGTCTACTACAAGTGCAGACCAG AGCACCATCGCACCAGACTTGTATGTGAAAATGAGCGAATGAGGTTGACGTGTAAAAACGAGACTGTCCTCGCCATCTACTCTGCCACGTTTGGCCACCTGCTGCATGGCAGTCCAAACTGTCCTCAAGAACCAGGGTCGCAGACCGACATGG AGTGTTTGTCACCCGTGGCTCTGAGGAGAGTGTCCCGCAGGTGTCACGGCAGAACAAACTGTTCAGTACTGGCAGACACCAAGACCTTTGGGGACCCTTGCTTTTCTGGCACCCGCAAACACCTGCGGGTGTCCTTCACTTGTG TGCCTAAATACCTCCTCGAGGACGTGGGCCGAGGGTCGACGGATCCTTTTATGATCTCGGATTACACACATG ATCTTCCTGAGCGCGTGGCTCTCTACTTTGTCTCTGGGATCTGTGCCGGCCTCATGTTCCTCCTCTGCCTGTTTTGTCTTCACTCCACTCTCGTCAGAGATGTGAAAGAACTGGCCTCTGACCTTAAGCGTGAACTGAAAGCGTCCCGCAGGAGGCGCGAGGAGCTCATGGACAACCTGTTTGATGATGACATCTCGGACACGTCCTCCTTCCGTCGCCTCACACAGTCCTACCGGGCTGCAGACATCTTCACCCTCTCAGCGGTAAACACAGAGCCCGTAGAACGGCAGGCTGAGCGAAACGTGGAAAATGGAGACATCTGGCCACACCTGGACTCCAGCCCCTATGCCATTCATATGATCAAATCCTACAACAACTGA